The Candidatus Thermoplasmatota archaeon genome includes the window CTTCTGTTTGGCTCGGTAGAAGATGGCTCGCGGCGTGAACAGCGACGACCAGCACCGCTGCACGTGGGCGACGACGTCTGCTGTGCCCTTGCAATTGAGGAACGTCTCCTGCTGGCCGGCGAAGCTCGCCTCCGGCAGGTCCTCGGCCGTCGCCGACGAGCGCACGGCGACGAAGGCGTCGCCGCCCGTGGGCTTCGAGAGGCTCGCGTAGGCGTTGGCGATCTCCTGCTCGAGGGCCTTGGGCATGGCCGACTTGTGAAGAAGCGCGCGGATCCGGTCGGAGGCCTCGTGGATCGCCTTGTTGTCGTCCACGTTCACGCCCTTGAGCATCTCGCCGATCTTGGCGTGAAGGCCCGTGTCGCGAAGGAACTCACCGTACGCGTCGGCGGAAACGACGAAGGCGGGAGGGACGGGGAACCCGACCTGGGTCATCTCCCCGAGGTTGGCGCCCTTGCCGCCGGCGGTCGCGACGTCGTTTCTCCCGATCTCCGTAAGCCACAGAATGCGTTTCATCGTCCACCCGCCAGTTCGCGGATCCAACTGCTCTTCTTGCGATCGTAACCGATCATGGCCGCAAGCGCGACCTCGTCGGCGGTCTCCTTGGAAAGGCGCAGGCTCTTGGCCACGCGGGCAAGCCAAGCCCCGTCGGGAGGAAGCCCGAGGGCCTCGGTCTCGGCCACGTGCTCGCGCGTCGCGTCCGACAGCGCGGCGATGGCGGAAAGGCGCTGCACGACCTCGAGCGTGGGCTTCAGCCGGTCGCCCTCGATGCGCGAGAGCGTCTCGCGCGCGATGCCCAGAAGCTCGGCGAGGCGTTCCTGCGTGAAGCCGCAACGTTCCCGCAAGCGGCGGATTTCCGCTCCCGGGGCGGGCGCAAGGACAAGGCGCCCGGCGATGTCCGTTTGCAGCCGCTCGGCCTCCGTGGAAACCACGGGTTGACCGTACGGTCACAAGGTAGAAAGCTCTTTTGCCGAGGGCGAAATCGAAGGTGACCTTTACGTCACAAAGCGGCAGCTTGTGAGGTTTGTCCTAGCGTGCGGCGGGGGCTTCCTCTTCCGCCGCATGGTCGCGCATGTGCTCGGCGCCCTTCTGGACGACGATGTCGCAAGGCGTCGGAAGCTTCGTGTTGGCTTTGCGGAGGGACTCCTTGGCCCACTTCGCGTGCTCGGCCTTGACGCCGACTTCGATCAAGACTTGGCCCGGCTCGACGCGCGCGGCCGTGCCGATGGCCTTTCCGAAGGACTGGCGCATGCCTTGCGACACGCGATCGGCACCGGCGCCGGAGGCCTGCTTGTTCTCGCGCAGGACGTGGTGCGGGTAGACGCGGATCTTCAGGTTGTAGCCCGTGGCGCCCGTGTACTTCATGAGGACGCGGTTCGTGCTCACGCGCGCGGCCTCCAGCGCGTTGTGCCGGATCTGGCAGCGCTCCTTGGCCACAAGCGCAAGGCGGACCGGGAAGTCCGTCGTCTTGTCGCCAAGGTCGAATTGCGTGATGCGGCTGCCCGGCACGCCGCCCATGTACTCGCGGCGCGTGTACGCCATCTGCGTGATCCAGCGATACATCGAACCGGGCTTGCCGGGCATGGGGAACCAGGCCGAGACAGTCGGTTGCCCTACTTAAGCGTTCTGTCGCCGGCTAGCCACTGTACACGAGCGAGAGCGAGATTCCCGCCTGCTGGGCCATGGATTTCGCCTTTGCGATCGTCGTCCCGTGCTTGATGCCCGGTAGGCTGATGACGACTGCGCCAAGGTCGCTGTGCGTGTGGATGCCCACGGGCGCAAGGCCGCGCACGCCCGTCTGCGTGTTGACCTGGCAGGTCACGACGGCCGAGCCGGAGTCGCCGGAGATGGTCGCGCCGGCGTAGGTGAACGACCCGGCGGCGTCGCTTTGGCCGATGCCCACGCCTGCGCGGGCCATCGTGGCAAAAGTCTCTCCCATGACCCAGCCGACGCCGTAGTGGCAGAGGGTCTGCCCGAGGGTCGAGCGCCCGTCGGGTCCCGCCACGGGTCCTCCCCACACCGGAAGCGACGGGCGCACGAGCGTCCACAGCGAAGGCGGGATCTCCACGATTCCGAAGTCGTTGCCCACCGCCGCGCCGTTCTCGCTCTGGCGCGCGTAGGCCACCTTGCCAAGCGTCACGAGGTTGCCGGCGACAAAGCCGCCCGTCGCGCCGCCGAAGAGGCAGCTTGACACGCACACGCGGACGACGACGCCGCTTGCGTTGAAGTCCGCGCCGGGTCCGTGCGTGGCCGTCCGGTCGGAGGGCAGGAAGCAGTGCCCGGCCGAACCGAGGTAGCGCTTCACGCCGTCGGTCCAGACGAAGTTCGCCGTGCACATGCCTCCGTTGATGAAGATCTTCGATCCGGGTCCGATGCCCGTGGCCGCCGAGGGCACGGGAAAGCCCGGCGGAGGCGAGCTCGTCGTGGTCGCGCACGCCCCCTGGCTTGGCGCGCTCTCGCCCGCGACGTTCGAGGCCGTGACGTTGTAGCAGAACGTCTGCTGGTTGGGCAGCCCGTCGTGATAGAAGAACGTGTTCGTCGTGTTGGCGACAAGGGCGCCCGCGCGGTACACGGAATACTGCTGGACCGCCGCGCCGCCGTTGCTCGCCGGCGCCTGCCATTCGAGGTAGATCGCTCCGTTTCCTCCCGAGGCCGTGACGTTCCGCGGCGGCGTGGGCGGATTGGGCTGGACGGGGGTCGCCAGGCGCGCGGACACTTCGTTGCTTGGCGGGCCCTCGCCCACGCCGTTTACGGCGGCGACCCGATAGAAGTACTGCGTGCCCGCCAGGACGTCTGCGTCGTGGAAGTTGCGCGCGGAGGCCGGAAGCGTCGCCCGCGGCGCGAGGTTGCCGCTTGCGGTTCCACGGTAGAGCTGGTAGGAGAGGATGTCCGAGCCGCCGTTGCTGGCCGGCGCGTTCCAGGTGACCGTGATGCGCTCGAGGTTGCCCGAGGCGGCGGGGTTCAGGGGCTCGCTCGGGACGGTGAAAGGCGTGTTGAATCCGACCACGTAGGACCCGGGCTCCGTGTCGTCGTAGAAGGTGAGCGTGCTGCGCACCTCCGAGGCGGCCGTCGGCGTGGAGGTGACGGCGGCCGTGATCTGCAAGAGCTCCGTGCCGTCGGCTGGGTTGCCAAGGAGCGACCGCGCGATCGTGAACCGAAGCTCGGAGCCGAGCCAATCGACGACGATGGCGGTGCCCGAGATGCGAGCGGTCTCGGGAACGGCGCGCCAGAGCGTGCCGCCCGTCACCTGCCCCGAGGGCGCGTAGGAGGCGGTGGCGTAGTACGAAAGCCCGCCCACCACGGTGAATCCGAGGCGGTAGCGGACGATCGTGGGGGGAGGCTGCGGGTCCTGGACCTTGACGAAGAACCGGAGCAGCGTCGGCTCGGTGCGCGCGCCCACGCGCAGGACGTCGGTGGCCGGCCCAAAGGCGTCGAGGTGGTCGCCCTCGTCGTCTTGGACAACCTCCGCGCCCGTGCCGGACGTGGCCGCCTGCGTGGAGGGCGCCGGAAGGGTGGAGACGAAAAGCAGGAGCGCAAGACCGATGGCTACTCCTGGCGACCGCACGCGCAAGCCTCCGACGGCTCGAACGACGGACTGAGGCTATTTAAGGAATCTCCTTAGAGTCGTTTCGAATCGATTCCTGCGCAATTGCGCAGTAAAACTAGGCGGAGGCAAGGCCGGGGGCCGCAACGGGCGCCGGGTCGGCCTCGCCGGCCGTCGTGCGCATCATCGCGTCGAGGTTCTCGCCCGGATAGTACTTCACGTGCCGCCAGTCGCGCTCGCTCTGCACGAGCGAGGCTTCCTGCATGCGTCGCAGGTACTTGCTTGCGACCGGCGGGGAGATGCCGAGGTTCTCGCACACGTCCTTCTGCGCCGCGCCGGGGTTGTCCCGGACGAACGAAGCGATGCGCAGGCTCACGTCGTTGCGAAGGATCGAGATCGCCTGCGCGTTCTGCGGCGCGACGGTGCCGTTCGCAAAGTAGCGGCGGTTGGAGCCGAACTTGCGCGACACGACGAGCTTCTCCTTCTCGAGACGCGCCAGGTGGTACACGGTCGTGCCCCACCCGACGCCCGCCTCGGTGGTGAGCTCCTGGATCGTCATGCCCGGGGCGGTTTGGATCTTCTGGTAGATCCGCTCGCGCACCTCGTGGTCGAGCACGTCGTTGCGGCGGATGCGCGAGTACAGGGGGGCAAGGAGCAGGAAGAGGCCGTGGCGCACGGGCTCGAAGGCGACGGCGGCGCCGGCAAGTCCGGCGGCGGCCGCGGCGGCGGCCGGAAGCGCCGCCTCCACGTGCGGCGGAAGGAAGGCACCCGCGCCCGTCCCGGCGGAAGCGTCCGACATCGTGGAGACGGAGGCTTCCTCGGTTCCGGCGGCAGAGCCTTCCGAGGAGACGCCAAGCGAGAGGCCCGGCAGCGAGAGGTCGATGCTTGGAAGCGGGAGCAGGCGCAGGTCGTGCGCGAGCGAGACGGAGCTTCCGGCCTTGGCGTGGCCTCCGATCTCGACCCAGCCCGTCGCGGCCTGCGCGGCGCCTGCCGCCAGCGCAAAGCCGGCGACGAGTGCGAGCGCGTACACGGAAGCGTTTCTCACGTTCGTCCCATCCCAACCGCAAGGCGCTCGAGGCGCGCCCTGCGCTCCCTCCTGCCCGCGGCGTTCCGCGGGCTCCCCATTCCGACCGAAGCTCTGTCGGAGGAGGGTATTTGGGCTTTGTGTATGGCCCCGTGAAACGAGGGAACCCGGCGCTCACGGGACTTTGCACCCGGGCCCCCGGGCACCGGGCGTCGTCCGAGCACAAGAACCGGAGGGCGGCGCATCGTCTGTGCCCTGCTTCTTGTCGCGCGCGCATACATACATGCCGGGCGGGGACTCGGGCTCGTTTCACGGCGGCATCCAATCTGGCTATAAGCGGGCCGGTCGAGGATTGTGCTAGGTGTCTGTCATGAAGCGGATTGGGATGCGCTTTGGCCGGGTCGGATTGGGAACGCTTGCACTGATCGCCTTCGTTGCGATCGCTCCAGGTGCGTACGCGCTTGGCGCGGGGGTGTCCACGGGCGGGTACGCCGGCGTGGACGCTCGCGCGTCGGGTTCGCTCGACACGTCGATGGACGCCTACGGCGAGGCAAGCGGTGCGCTCGATGGCTCGGTGCGCGGCGACGCGTACGCGTACGCCGAGAGCCGACTCTCCTCGCGCGCGCACGTGGACGCCGACGCCGACGTCGACACGCGCCCCACCCTTCGCGCAGTCGGAGACGC containing:
- a CDS encoding helix-turn-helix transcriptional regulator; translation: MVSTEAERLQTDIAGRLVLAPAPGAEIRRLRERCGFTQERLAELLGIARETLSRIEGDRLKPTLEVVQRLSAIAALSDATREHVAETEALGLPPDGAWLARVAKSLRLSKETADEVALAAMIGYDRKKSSWIRELAGGR
- a CDS encoding 50S ribosomal protein L16, with product MPGKPGSMYRWITQMAYTRREYMGGVPGSRITQFDLGDKTTDFPVRLALVAKERCQIRHNALEAARVSTNRVLMKYTGATGYNLKIRVYPHHVLRENKQASGAGADRVSQGMRQSFGKAIGTAARVEPGQVLIEVGVKAEHAKWAKESLRKANTKLPTPCDIVVQKGAEHMRDHAAEEEAPAAR
- a CDS encoding fibronectin type III domain-containing protein, which translates into the protein MRSPGVAIGLALLLFVSTLPAPSTQAATSGTGAEVVQDDEGDHLDAFGPATDVLRVGARTEPTLLRFFVKVQDPQPPPTIVRYRLGFTVVGGLSYYATASYAPSGQVTGGTLWRAVPETARISGTAIVVDWLGSELRFTIARSLLGNPADGTELLQITAAVTSTPTAASEVRSTLTFYDDTEPGSYVVGFNTPFTVPSEPLNPAASGNLERITVTWNAPASNGGSDILSYQLYRGTASGNLAPRATLPASARNFHDADVLAGTQYFYRVAAVNGVGEGPPSNEVSARLATPVQPNPPTPPRNVTASGGNGAIYLEWQAPASNGGAAVQQYSVYRAGALVANTTNTFFYHDGLPNQQTFCYNVTASNVAGESAPSQGACATTTSSPPPGFPVPSAATGIGPGSKIFINGGMCTANFVWTDGVKRYLGSAGHCFLPSDRTATHGPGADFNASGVVVRVCVSSCLFGGATGGFVAGNLVTLGKVAYARQSENGAAVGNDFGIVEIPPSLWTLVRPSLPVWGGPVAGPDGRSTLGQTLCHYGVGWVMGETFATMARAGVGIGQSDAAGSFTYAGATISGDSGSAVVTCQVNTQTGVRGLAPVGIHTHSDLGAVVISLPGIKHGTTIAKAKSMAQQAGISLSLVYSG
- a CDS encoding winged helix-turn-helix transcriptional regulator; the protein is MRNASVYALALVAGFALAAGAAQAATGWVEIGGHAKAGSSVSLAHDLRLLPLPSIDLSLPGLSLGVSSEGSAAGTEEASVSTMSDASAGTGAGAFLPPHVEAALPAAAAAAAGLAGAAVAFEPVRHGLFLLLAPLYSRIRRNDVLDHEVRERIYQKIQTAPGMTIQELTTEAGVGWGTTVYHLARLEKEKLVVSRKFGSNRRYFANGTVAPQNAQAISILRNDVSLRIASFVRDNPGAAQKDVCENLGISPPVASKYLRRMQEASLVQSERDWRHVKYYPGENLDAMMRTTAGEADPAPVAAPGLASA